A window of the Gossypium hirsutum isolate 1008001.06 chromosome A05, Gossypium_hirsutum_v2.1, whole genome shotgun sequence genome harbors these coding sequences:
- the LOC107960096 gene encoding uncharacterized protein: MGGLRESWCFCKGISKTERMKGTIFSSKAPAMARITGPAADGISVTGFPIHRNLLLTTHVNLPSVAAAESFEIRFQNGVAATLVPQVIGILKVTRSSKDTKPGIQNL, from the exons ATGGGTGGTTTAAGAGAGTCATGGTGTTTTTGCAAAGGAATAAGCAAGACGGAAAGAATGAAGGGCACCATTTTCTCAAGTAAAGCTCCGGCAATGGCCAGAATCACCGGCCCCGCCGCTGATGGAATCTCTGTTACCGGATTCCCCATCCACCGGAATCTTCTCTTAACTACTCACGTTAACCTCCCTTCCGTAGCTGCTGCTGAGAGCTTCGAGATCCGGTTCCAAAATGGCGTTGCTGCCACTCTCGTACCTCAAG TAATTGGGATACTGAAAGTGACCAGGAGTTCGAAGGATACCAAACCGGGAATTCAGAACCTTTAG